In the genome of Epinephelus lanceolatus isolate andai-2023 chromosome 18, ASM4190304v1, whole genome shotgun sequence, one region contains:
- the pheta2 gene encoding sesquipedalian-1: protein MKLHEKILSHYLSCTSPVDKEGYLYKKKERNATYQRRWFVLKANLLFYQERPADRHLLGVIVLEGCAVRRSESDGQFIFSLVFEGPGLKTYRFAAVDGQTQESWVKALLSASHCYLSLLVRDLGRQYEEAKQQQGSGESSHSSSVSALKQSTATFFSPVQGPTAVVREGRSFSAGTVLQAPSIPTKVVAKKSPKLWHRRNAYVTPLNGPAPLYGEWPLLGFDPLEEFSKLHDYYGQEVKKAREEWLRSRRAEEEHGDQDLIDLG, encoded by the exons ATGAAGCTCCATGAGAAGATTTTGAGCCACTACCTATCGTGCACCTCTCCAGTAGATAAAGAGGGATATCTTTACAAAAAG aaagagagaaatgccACCTACCAGCGGCGGTGGTTTGTCCTGAAGGCAAACCTGCTCTTCTACCAGGAGCGCCCAGCTGACCGACACCTGCTGGGTGTCATCGTGCTGGAGGGGTGTGCAGTCAGGCGGTCAGAGTCTGATGGACAATTTATCTTTTCTCTGGTGTTTGAAGGGCCTGGACTAAAAACTTACAGATTTGCAGCAGTGGATGGTCAGACTCAGGAGAGCTGGGTGAAAGCTTTGCTCTCAGCCAGCCACTGTTACCTCTCCCTGCTGGTGAGAGACTTGGGGAGGCAGTATGAAG AAGCGAAACAGCAACAAGGCTCTGGCGAATCCAGTCACAGCTCCTCTGTCAGTGCTCTCAAACAGTCCACCGCCACCTTCTTCTCTCCTGTGCAGGGGCCAACAGCAGTGGTTAGAGAGGGGAGAAGCTTCAGTGCCGGCACTGTTTTACAAGCACCTTCAATACCTACTAAAGTGGTGGCTAAAAAGTCCCCTAAACTGTGGCACAGGAGGAATGCTTACGTCACACCACTTAATGGACCGGCACCTTTGTACGGCGAGTGGCCTCTGTTGGGTTTTGATCCGCTCGAGGAGTTCAGCAAACTTCATGATTATTAtgggcaggaagtgaagaaaGCGAGAGAGGAGTGGCTGAGGAGTCGTCGAGCAGAAGAGGAACATGGTGATCAAGATCTCATTGACTTGGGGTGA